The Sciurus carolinensis chromosome X, mSciCar1.2, whole genome shotgun sequence DNA segment CTGTCAAGGTCAGATAATGCAGTCTCTGTTGCATCTGTGCCGCTGAAGCACAACAGCAACCACAGATAACATATAAACAAATGGGCATGGCTATCATTTCACTAAatcttttatttacaaaaacagacagCAGACCATAGTTTGCTGAACCCTGATCtgtaattttctgttttgatttcttcAGAATGAAGCAAGAAAGATACAAAGGACACTTTTAAAAATCGCTGAGAATCCtgttagattttttattttcatcccTAACATAGTCCTTATCTCTTTAGTGTTTTGTctttgaagtttaaaaaacatttgccTGTGGTTTTTAGACACAGGTTTTCTCTTGACTCATGTCAGTTTATGAAacattaaattacaaaattatgGTAACTGGCAGAAACAGTGTTGGGGACACACTGACTCGTGGTAAGCAGACAATTCAACCAATGAGAGCAATGGTACATGGGCACGTAACTGACATCagtttattttctaaaggaaatgaaGGCTGTCTCTAATCTGGTGATTTGAGTAAATGAAAGTTAAGAGAGCTTCTTCTGTGGTATACTAATGTTAAGAAATCAAAACACTAAAACTATGATTAGATAGTTGAACATCTTCATGtaatagaaacattaaaaatggcATATAGTATTTAAAACTGCGATGTTTGATACTGACTTGGGATTCCCcatttttttccagatattttagATGACTAACACATTATATAAATTCTActatgtcttaaaattaaaaccaattgatttataaaatattcagtaagACTAAGaagataaatgcaaaataataacaGTCTAGATGGTAAGAATAATGATGAAATTGCCAAAGTAAAACTGTTTTTTGATCCCCAAATCTGATCCATGACCAGGGGGAAAGGGGATCTCTTTTACAAGGATTATAATCTTATAATGGACAAAAACTATCTCTTAaatctataaaaccaaaattattgCTATTTAAGCAGCTTAAAAATACCACACTATTAACTTATGGTTTACCAAATAATCAAGTCTATACCTCTAGATTGAAGGAGGTCAACTTCTTTCAGTGTACAGTCAACATTTATCTGGAGTTGTCTGTTCATGCTTCTCAATCTTGTCATTTCCTCAGGCTAGTAAAAAAGGACCCAAAATAGCAATTGTGGGAAAGTCATTATCAAGCCCAACATTTAAGAATTGCGTTTCATGTTAATTGTTCTGAATGGGTATTACCAAGAATTCGGCCTTAGTTCATAAGAGGGCATGTTTAAGAAGTCctatatgtatgtttttaaaggAACAGTCAGGTAAAATGGGGACACTGAAATGGccacatataaacaaaagctGCAATGCAGTGGTAGGCTACAATATTAGACTGCTCTATCATACAAGATACTACCATTTTAATCACAGAATATTTTGCTTCTATATTTCCATGGCAAGGGAAACTCTAAGATAAACAACGTTCTAAACAAACAATGTCCACAATTTTGGTTTTGTCCAACCTGCTACAAATTATAACAGTACTAATTTTAATTAGTGCTTAGTGTCAGGCATTGTTTTTACCAAGATTCTCTCATTCCTTCCAATTAACACTTCCCTATTTActgaatttcctttcttctccaacTATTTCTTCTGCCTAAACCTTTCTAGCCCACCCAGTTCTTAGGCCTTTCAGGAGCACATATGAGCCAGAAGACAGAGTCTAATACAGTGAGGAGAGAGTTCTAATCTTCAGGTAAGTAAGACTTTTTAGAAGCCTTTATTTCCCATGCCATTCTCAATTTCTTtactatttatatatacatgaacaataaaaaataaggtcAGTGTGTGGACTCTAGAGGAACAGGCACTTTAGCACAACCCAGGTATTAACTCAATTACTAGGATGGTTTCAACtataaaaaattatgtatctGCTACtgagggaaaataataaaatcctatTCTGTTAATACATGTATTTTGCTAACAGTTAAATATGTTAAcagtgaaggaaaatgaaaaaatatcttaATTCACAAAATCATATGCTCTTGGGAGGTACTAGAATAACTGGGGATGTTCGTTAAATGAGCAGGGACCAAAAGTTTAAGAGGTTTAAAAGGCTCAATAAAAACTACAATCCCTTAGAATGCTAGAGAAACAATCActcactcaaatatttattaggtaTTGCTTTTCCTTCCTCACTTCTCTGGATAAACTATGTAGAATTAACATGTAAAATCCTTACACCTTGCCTACCAGGTTAAAAGGTATAATTGGGTATCTACATTAAAGATAAAGCTCTTAGCATCACTCTTTGGATCACTTAACTATCTTCCCAGGACCATGTAAAGGAACCCATTCTTTGTGGCAAAGTCAAGGAACTTGAAGGCACTGATCCTTCCTATGCATTTTTGAGGGTAGAAAGAGAGATGTTTCGGCCTTGGTGGCCCTGCATAGTAAAGCTTTGTAACTAAGTATGGAAATATAATACACTTTATAGTCAAGAGGTTACTGCACATTTGCTtataacaaaaacacacacaaaaaaatcactcTGTTCACTAGGCTCATTTCCAAACACAGCAGAGTCACTGGAATCTACTAAACTCGGAGTTTATCTGTAAGATTCCTATGTCCCTTTCCTAGCTTCTGATTGAGGGGGAAAGCTGTTTCTGAATTTTGCCACTTGCCAAAGAACACTGTATTTTCATGGACAGGTTTTAACACTGGCCAAGTGTGATTTAGAGTTGTTTGTATCTAAacaatttacaataaaaaattctaagctctttttaaaaaggtggCAGAAATATCTCAAGTCAATTGTTGTGGCACTTTAACTCTGTGGCAACCATCATGCCACAGAGCCCAATGTCGAAGACCACTGATGTTCTTTGGTGACTTATCCCCAAATGTGCACCTGGGACTCAAAGCTGAGGGATAGTCCAAAAATTTAACCAGAATAGGATGAATGGTGAGAAATAGCTTGGGAGATGGACAACTGGCAGTTCtctgcttattaaaatcttatttatccTTCAAGGTAAAACTTAAAATTCCCCCTCCTCCATGGAACTGTCTCATCTTTGGATCCAATTAGCAAAAGACTAAGTTTCTATCTCGGAACTTTGAAAGTACTTATATCATTACTACTTTTGATGTACTATCCTATgtaaccttttctctttcttgcacacACAAATATAGATTTATAGTCAGATGTGCATATCTAAGACATCTTCTGCATCATTTAATACAATGCTTTGTAAATAGCAGATTGAGGGAAAATGACATCAGGACACATCTCACACTTGTATTCTTCTTAGAAAAGATTACTTCACTACTACTGTTTCTGTAACCACACATATAGCTGGTCACAATGTGCCTTGCAAGTACTTCTTAACTAACTTTTTGTATACTGTTtgataagaaattaatttaataaacttGAAGGTAGCAATATGTGCTTATTTGCAAAAATGTCAATACTCTTATTAGCTATTCCTACACATAAAGTGGGACAATGACAGTcatttgctgagcacctactcCATACTAGGCATGTGACATTGTCCCTTTCAGGTTTACAACAATAATGTATTTGTTATAATTCCCTTTTATAGATGGGGCAAATCAAGTTGGCTATAGTCAGAGCTATTCTGACTCCCAAGCCTAGACAGGTACCTTTTCCATTATCCCATGGTTCCTCAGATGAGCCTCAATGAACAAAAAGAGAATTTTGACGGAACGATTAATTTCTTACATAAGGAATCATGTCATGCATGTTCCTAAAGTTAAAGGGAAATCAAAGTTTTGCAAATTGCTTGATATTTGTATATTACCaggtatgtttatatatacattttgcaACCAACATTTTATAAGAACACTTACTGTTTGATGGACATTATATAAATTGCTTAATGTATCTTatataattctaaaaaaaatcacatgggaTAGGAACTCTAccacacacattttaaagaaaagaaaataagcatagAGAATGTAGTTTAGCCAAAGATATATGTGTGACACAAGTAGGGGAAATATAATTCAAATTCACACCTGACTCAAAAGCCCACTCACTGTCTTAACCATGATGTACAACAAACTTCCTCAGCCATGCACTCCCAAGTGTCTTCCACTTTACTATACGTCTGACAGCAGAATTACAAGGCAATCCCACATAAACCTCTCATCTCTTATCACCCACCTAACTACCAATTTCTAAAGCTTGGCGATGGCTCTACACAGGGTTCATTCAATATATTCACTTTACCTTTGAAATTCTctttctaaaaagttaaaaagaaattatagtccAGGGAAGTTTTACCAACTTATCTTTTTGGGTTTCTAAAACTGACTCATCAATAAAAGCTCCAATCTAAAAACTGGGTGTTTTTTTTTGAAGCACTAACCCATGTTACATTAGACGGTTTTTgacttccaatttttttaaaaatagggttttATTTAGCAGAGGTTATCATGTAGCAAGTAGTTGAGAAGTAAGGTTTATAagattaaagaaaatgcttttatgCTAAAAAATTTGTTTATGCTATACAGGTACCTAGAGGATTACAAATTGCTCAATCATCATTCCCATATGGGTCATATACTTCACTATCTTCCCTAATCAGAAGAATCAAGATtttcaaatacagaaaatgagGCAGAAGTTGAATTTACAAGCACCTTACCTTTGGTTAAAGATAGCACTGTAATTTTCCAAGCATTTTATGAAAACTTCCTTTTAATGTTGACTAAACTAAGGAAgagtcaatattaaaaaaaaatctcattaataTGCCTGATTCTCAAAAACTTCTCCCTCAAACACTTCTACTGGCCCTGTTACCAGCAGAATAAAATTCAAACGCCTTGATGCAGCTTTCAAGGTCTAAACCATATTCTACCTCTATGCACATTCACCTTTGGAAACTCATCAGAAAGCTGCTTAAGCCAGGGAACTCTATTTACCACCTTCAGAAAGTTAGCCTCTGTCTTGACTTTCAGCCTTCATTACTTTGTGTTCTTTTCCCTTCTaaaatttcttcccctttcctctctgcctATAGCAATACTAGCAATTGTTTAGGGCAGTGGTTTCTCacccttttttccctttagtaACTTTATGAAAATCAGATGAAAGCTGTTTTTCTACCTCCCACATAATCACACATATGAAACTGTGCATTTAATTTCAAGGAATTCATAGATCCCCTTTGAGGCCAGGAACCTCAGGTAAAATCTTCTTTATGAGAAAGAGCTGTAGCTATGCTGACAAGTGGACTGATATAGATACTTGCTTCTCTGAATCTGTAAGCTGAGAGAGAGATTATCCTAAAGTGAGGAAAAGCTCCATGGAAAAAGTAGAGGTTAAGTGAGCCTTGAAGAACTACAGGATTTATACATGCAGAGTTGTAGAAGGGCATTCCAGGAGGATAACGTGAGAGAGGAGAAAAGTGCACTGAATAAACTGACAAACCAGATAATACAGGAGTTCTCACATTACCCAGCAGCATATATGGCACTTACCCCAATACAATTACCTATTTTTCCCATTGGCAGGTATTCTTTAAGCACCTAGCATAGCAACACATTCCTAAGCTGTATGCAAAAACTTGAATACACAAATGTTGAAAGGTGAAATGATAGACTGGATCATAGAAAGCTTGTGGAGTCACGAGATTTTAGGAGACGTGTTTTAGAATTTGGGGAGTTGTTTCAGATCATTAGAACTCCTATACATTAACCAACATGTTGAAAATACCCAAATCTTTTCATCAGAGCAGTTCCCTGAAGGACCACTATCGATATCATCATCTCAGTTTCTACAATGACTTACATTTGGTGAAACTGCTTTGCCTTAAGATATCCTATAGTCAATAGTGTCCCAAAATTCACatttaagtatttgaaaaaatatatatcctttacttaaaagaaaaaatgaacacatggagaataatttataaaacttttggGCAGGGTGCatgattcatttctattttgacaGAAAGCAATTTACGATAAATGAGATGCTACACCTTGATTGTAACTGAAAATACTGATGAGTCTATGGAATTtgcacatatgaaaaaaatttaataattttgacaAGTTCTGCATCcattgtttcaaaaaaaaaactgtcaggaACAGAaccttgaaagaaaaacaaatgcgGACTTTCCTATGAACATCTCAACAGATCACTTACCGTGGGGATCGCAGTGGTGCAGCTGACTCTTCTGAGACGTCTCTGCATCAGATCGTGCTCCATACCATTAACTTCAGCCTTCAACCGCTCTAGCTCCTCTTTCTCAAGTTTCAATTGCTTTGCTAACCTCTCCATCCTTGCTCGCTGATGTAACAGCAAGGCTACAGCATTACAGATAAAGTCATTGCAGAGAATAACACTGATTAAGTGACTGGAAAATTTCTATATGCATTGCTAATGTAACCAACTTGAGGGTTAGCATTTACTCTAATGTCTTTCTAATGCCATTCTGCCTCTGGATCTGCTTTAATTTAGCTCTTAACTACCGAAATGACATCACCTGCACATCCCTCTTgttcattcatcttttatttttctaaggacATCCCTTAGTTTCCCCAAGATTCTCTTTTAACTATacttgtgtgtgttttaaaaggCTCAAAACCAGGCAAACTGACTTAGAATTATAATCACTCCCCATCTTACACAGTGCAAACTACTAAAGTTGAATACTAAAGAGTATTAAATTCTTCTCTCTTGAAACTAtctgaacagatttttaaaaatctctatttttctaCAGGTCTATTAGCTAGTCCAATAATGTTCATTAccaatttcacttttatattacTTTTCAATACTGTTATGTTCTTCAGACCAAGTTCataaaaaattcatattctttGTACAACAGTCCACCCTGTCTGAATCTTTTTCCTACTCTGTAGTTTTGATAATATCCATTTCACTAGTCTCCCCCGAAAAATCTTTTTAGGTCACAATTTTCATGCctatacttttgtattttttttttcttttcttttcttttatttatttttattgtaaacaaatgggatacttttgtattttaaaaccaaGTGTGTAGATGACTCTGAAGCACTAATGCTACTGCccaatatttaataaataccaaACGTTTAATTAAACTAACCAGTTAATATGGAGTGTTTTATTTCAAATAGGAGATTGCCACTTCACCATAAAGATTAACTTTtataaaaagggttaaaatttaCCTTGTGTATAGGCATAGTCATCTGATCCAGAACTAGAACTCCTCTGATATTTATGGCTTCCCTTTTCTCCCCCAGAGCCTGGTATCACTGAAATGGGCTGAATAGGTTCTGGTGCTGCAGAGCGCTCTTCTTGGTCCACTAAATTTAGAAGATTTTCAGTTGTTGCTCGGCctacagtaattttaaaaactgtagttgGGTTTGGTATCACCCGAGGAGATGGCGATGGAGCACATGAAGGTCCAGTTGGCTGTGTGTATGTAATATACACAGGATTAACATTAAATGGAGGTTTTGGTTGGTTAGACATCCCTCTTGAAGGAGAACTTGAAGGTGGCGTGGTGGCTGTGTACAGCGAATGCTGATTCCGTGGAGACGGTTGATTACTGATGGGTGAAGGACTCCTAGTAATTGTTGTTCCAGGTCTTTGAGGAGGTTCAACTGTAATTTCTATCTTCTTCATGGAACCTTTGGGTAAGCTAGATGCTGTGTATGGGAGATAGGCTACTGAGTGGCTTCCCTGTTTCTGATAGCTAGGAGGTCCTTGTTGGTATAGATGGGGTGGAGTAGTTGAAGGACTAGGTGGCATAAACACATGGGAGCTCGGGTGGCCCAACTGGGAAGGTTGCACTTGATGCTGTGGAGAGCTGAAGGGTGAAGGACACTGAGAAGGAGGTGGTGAATGGTAAGCAGACTGGGGGATCTGCTGCTGTTTGGGAGAATACTGAGAAGGTTGATAGTTCTGTTGGTGTGGATAAACAGGTAAAGGACGTTGGCTATAATGAGGCACTGGGCCCTGTGGTGAGGACTGCCATGGCGTACTCTGAGGAGTTTGTCTTCCTGATGAACTTTGAGATGTCTGTCTAATATAAATAGAACCAGGAGACCCATAGAGATTGCTTGGAATTTGTGGAAGAATCTGTAAAGCTCTTGGTACAGTCTGTCCAGAAGGGAGGTTTTGGGACACTGTAACAGTAATTGGATTTGTACTATACCGaggtatgtgcatgtatgaaggAGGTGGTGGCGGCGGTGGTGAAGGCCCTTGCATAGCAGATGGATTCATTCCTGTTTGCAGGGAAGATGGCTGTTGAGGTGGCTGTGAAGGAGGAGTAGCTGCACTTCTGTTCTGTTCATTCATAAAAAATGGATTGTAGTTGGGAGTAGCAGCCACAACAGCTGGAGCTGAGTGTGGTTCCTGAACTAAACATATCAACTGTTTACCTGCTGTATGCTGTGGGTCAATGTGTCCATCACTT contains these protein-coding regions:
- the Tab3 gene encoding TGF-beta-activated kinase 1 and MAP3K7-binding protein 3; its protein translation is MAQSSPQLDIQVLHDLRQRFPEIPEGVVSQCMLQNNNNLEACCRALSQESSKYLYMEYHSPDDNRMNRNRLLHINLGIHSPGSYHPGDGAQLNGGRTLVHSSSDGHIDPQHTAGKQLICLVQEPHSAPAVVAATPNYNPFFMNEQNRSAATPPSQPPQQPSSLQTGMNPSAMQGPSPPPPPPPSYMHIPRYSTNPITVTVSQNLPSGQTVPRALQILPQIPSNLYGSPGSIYIRQTSQSSSGRQTPQSTPWQSSPQGPVPHYSQRPLPVYPHQQNYQPSQYSPKQQQIPQSAYHSPPPSQCPSPFSSPQHQVQPSQLGHPSSHVFMPPSPSTTPPHLYQQGPPSYQKQGSHSVAYLPYTASSLPKGSMKKIEITVEPPQRPGTTITRSPSPISNQPSPRNQHSLYTATTPPSSSPSRGMSNQPKPPFNVNPVYITYTQPTGPSCAPSPSPRVIPNPTTVFKITVGRATTENLLNLVDQEERSAAPEPIQPISVIPGSGGEKGSHKYQRSSSSGSDDYAYTQALLLHQRARMERLAKQLKLEKEELERLKAEVNGMEHDLMQRRLRRVSCTTAIPTPEEMTRLRSMNRQLQINVDCTLKEVDLLQSRGNFDPKAMNNFYDNIEPGPVVPPKPSKKDSSDPCTIERKARRISVTSKVQADVHDTQAAAADENLTGSTQSPRIQPRDEDYEGAPWNCDSCTFLNHPALNRCEQCEMPRYT